The following coding sequences are from one Oryzisolibacter sp. LB2S window:
- a CDS encoding branched-chain amino acid ABC transporter substrate-binding protein: protein MRRTIKTVAVGAMLAAATSAFAQKGEIVRIAWLDPLSGLMAALGTNQMKSWQYLAEEFSKNNAAGVKFEIVPIDNKLSPQETTAALRSAMDQGVRYVVQGNGSGPALAIMDALDKHNARNKGKEVVYLNYAAVDPDLTNSKCSYWHFRLDADTSMKMEALTTYMKDLPEVKKVYLINQNYSHGQQVSKYAKEMLKRKRADVEIVGDDLAPLAQVRDFAPYVAKIKQSGADSVITGNWGSDLALLIKAANDAGLSNVKFYTYYAVATGAPTALGAPAAGKVYMVGYGHPNHEGPINAIVRGFKARFNDDMYTGSVYHGLAMLTEAFQRAKSTDPVKVAAVMEGMKFKSFNGEVEMRKADHQLQQGLYITRWEKASDKYPLDSENTGHTFVPVKYFEPYVASTPTSCQMKRPS from the coding sequence ATGCGACGTACTATTAAAACGGTAGCTGTTGGCGCAATGCTGGCGGCGGCAACAAGCGCTTTTGCCCAAAAGGGCGAGATCGTCAGGATCGCCTGGCTCGACCCGCTGTCGGGCCTCATGGCCGCGCTGGGTACCAACCAGATGAAGAGCTGGCAGTACCTGGCCGAGGAGTTCAGCAAGAACAACGCGGCCGGCGTGAAGTTTGAAATCGTCCCCATAGACAACAAGCTCAGCCCGCAGGAGACCACGGCCGCGCTGCGCTCGGCCATGGACCAGGGCGTGCGCTACGTGGTGCAGGGCAATGGCTCGGGCCCCGCGCTAGCCATCATGGATGCGCTGGACAAGCACAACGCGCGCAACAAGGGCAAGGAGGTCGTGTACCTGAACTACGCGGCCGTCGATCCGGACCTCACCAACAGCAAGTGCAGCTACTGGCATTTCCGCCTCGACGCCGACACCTCCATGAAGATGGAGGCGCTGACCACCTACATGAAGGATCTGCCCGAGGTCAAGAAGGTCTACCTCATCAACCAGAACTACTCGCATGGCCAGCAGGTCAGCAAGTACGCCAAGGAAATGCTCAAGAGAAAGCGCGCCGACGTGGAGATCGTCGGCGACGACCTGGCGCCGCTGGCACAGGTGCGCGACTTTGCGCCCTATGTCGCAAAGATCAAGCAGTCGGGCGCAGACAGCGTGATCACGGGCAACTGGGGCTCGGACTTGGCCCTGCTCATCAAGGCCGCCAATGATGCGGGTCTGTCCAACGTTAAGTTCTACACCTATTACGCCGTCGCCACGGGTGCACCCACGGCGCTGGGCGCGCCGGCCGCGGGCAAGGTCTACATGGTGGGCTATGGCCACCCCAACCACGAGGGGCCCATCAACGCCATCGTGCGCGGCTTCAAGGCCAGGTTCAACGACGACATGTACACGGGCTCGGTCTATCACGGCCTGGCCATGCTGACCGAGGCCTTCCAGCGCGCCAAGAGCACCGACCCGGTAAAGGTGGCGGCCGTCATGGAGGGCATGAAGTTCAAGAGCTTCAACGGCGAGGTGGAGATGCGCAAGGCCGACCACCAGCTGCAGCAGGGCCTGTACATCACGCGCTGGGAGAAGGCGAGCGACAAGTACCCGCTGGACTCGGAGAACACCGGCCACACCTTCGTGCCCGTGAAATACTTCGAGCCCTATGTCGCCAGCACGCCCACGTCCTGCCAGATGAAGCGGCCCTCGTGA
- a CDS encoding branched-chain amino acid ABC transporter permease — protein MNPEFFVISLLNGISYGLLLFMLSSGLTLIFSMMGVLNFAHTSFYMLGAYFAYSLSGSIGFWPALLLAPPLVGVLGALFERYCLRRVHRFGHVPELLVTFGLSYLVLEVVQLVWGRSTVPYGLPPLLQGPLFTLYGTQFPRSRSFIMLVALLMLLAVWLVLQRTRIGLVIQAALKYPQMVEALGHNVPRVFMLVFGGGCALAGLAGVIGGNTYITEPAMAASVGSIIFVVVVVGGMGSLAGAFLASLLIGIVQTFAVALDYSLAGLLAHFGVQVGEGSVGWPVLKLTISQVAPMLPYLLLVLILIFRPKGLLGTRED, from the coding sequence ATGAATCCTGAGTTTTTCGTGATATCGCTGCTCAACGGCATCAGCTACGGGCTGCTGCTGTTCATGCTGAGCTCGGGGCTGACGCTGATCTTCAGCATGATGGGCGTGCTCAACTTCGCCCACACCAGCTTCTACATGCTGGGCGCCTACTTCGCCTACAGCCTGTCGGGCAGCATCGGCTTCTGGCCCGCGCTGCTGCTTGCGCCGCCGCTCGTCGGCGTACTGGGCGCGCTCTTCGAGCGCTACTGCCTGCGCCGCGTGCACAGGTTCGGCCATGTGCCCGAGTTGCTCGTCACCTTCGGCCTGTCCTACCTGGTGCTGGAGGTCGTGCAGCTCGTGTGGGGCCGCTCCACCGTGCCCTATGGCCTGCCGCCGCTGTTGCAGGGGCCGTTGTTCACGCTCTACGGCACGCAGTTTCCGCGCTCGCGCTCCTTCATCATGCTCGTGGCCCTCTTGATGCTGCTGGCCGTGTGGCTGGTGCTTCAGCGCACGCGCATCGGCCTGGTGATACAGGCGGCGCTGAAATACCCGCAGATGGTCGAGGCCCTGGGCCACAACGTGCCGCGCGTGTTCATGCTGGTGTTTGGCGGCGGCTGCGCGCTCGCGGGCCTCGCGGGTGTGATTGGCGGCAACACCTACATCACCGAGCCCGCCATGGCCGCATCCGTGGGCTCCATCATCTTCGTGGTCGTGGTGGTCGGCGGCATGGGGTCGCTGGCCGGGGCCTTCCTCGCCTCGCTGCTGATTGGCATCGTGCAGACCTTTGCGGTGGCGCTGGATTACTCGCTCGCGGGGCTGCTCGCGCATTTCGGCGTTCAGGTGGGCGAGGGCAGCGTGGGCTGGCCGGTTCTGAAGCTCACCATTTCGCAGGTGGCGCCCATGCTGCCCTACCTGCTGTTGGTGTTGATACTCATCTTCCGGCCCAAGGGGCTGCTGGGCACGCGCGAGGATTGA
- a CDS encoding ABC transporter ATP-binding protein, with protein MLSVEKLHAYYGKSHVLHGVSFEVGAGEIVALLGRNGSGRSTAAKAIMGLVDWEGGITWKGQSLKGKKAYEVAHLGLGYVPESRDVFPNLTVHQNLVLGQKGRGRNSRWSFDDMYAMFPRLKERRDIEAGVMSGGEQQMLTLCRTLMGDPDLIIIDEPTEGLAPKIVELVADYLVRLKERGVSVLLIEQKLTIAMSISDRALVMGHGSIVFEGTPDALRANAYVRKEWLEV; from the coding sequence ATGCTCAGCGTGGAGAAACTGCATGCCTACTACGGCAAGAGCCATGTGCTGCATGGCGTGAGCTTCGAGGTGGGCGCGGGCGAGATCGTCGCGCTGCTCGGGCGCAACGGCTCGGGGCGCTCCACCGCGGCCAAGGCCATCATGGGCCTGGTGGACTGGGAGGGCGGCATAACTTGGAAGGGTCAGAGCCTCAAGGGCAAAAAGGCCTACGAGGTCGCCCACCTGGGCCTGGGCTACGTGCCCGAGAGCCGCGACGTGTTTCCCAACCTCACGGTGCATCAGAACCTGGTGCTGGGCCAGAAGGGCCGCGGCAGGAACAGTCGCTGGAGCTTTGACGACATGTACGCCATGTTTCCGCGCCTGAAGGAGCGGCGCGACATCGAGGCCGGCGTGATGTCCGGCGGCGAGCAGCAGATGCTGACCCTGTGCCGCACGCTCATGGGCGACCCCGACCTCATCATCATCGACGAGCCGACCGAGGGCCTCGCGCCCAAGATCGTCGAGCTCGTGGCCGACTACCTCGTCAGGCTCAAGGAACGCGGCGTCTCCGTGCTGCTGATCGAGCAAAAGCTCACCATCGCCATGAGCATCTCCGACCGCGCCTTGGTCATGGGCCACGGCAGCATCGTCTTCGAGGGCACGCCCGACGCGCTGCGCGCCAATGCCTATGTGCGCAAGGAGTGGCTGGAGGTGTGA
- a CDS encoding class I SAM-dependent methyltransferase: MQSASEQWFDEAYYQRFYYDKKTRVIDPGHTERLGAFVCSYLHYLRVPVARVLDMGCGIGLWRDLVARHLPGAQYQGVEYSAYLCERFGWQRGSVVDYEAAEPFDFVICQGVLPYLSAQDLRHALDNLGRLCRGALYLEAVTLEDYERGTIDEELTDARQFRHRAALYRRGLARHFRDLGGGLWLSHSAQLPLFALESPGE; the protein is encoded by the coding sequence GTGCAATCTGCCAGCGAGCAATGGTTTGACGAGGCGTATTACCAGCGCTTTTATTACGACAAGAAGACCCGCGTCATCGACCCGGGCCATACCGAGCGGCTGGGCGCCTTTGTCTGCAGCTATCTGCACTACCTGCGCGTGCCCGTGGCGCGCGTGCTGGACATGGGCTGCGGCATCGGCCTGTGGCGGGATCTGGTGGCGCGCCACCTGCCCGGGGCCCAGTACCAGGGCGTGGAATACAGCGCCTATCTGTGCGAGCGCTTTGGCTGGCAGCGTGGCTCGGTCGTCGACTACGAGGCCGCCGAGCCCTTCGACTTCGTCATCTGCCAGGGCGTGCTGCCCTACCTGAGCGCGCAGGACCTGCGCCACGCCCTGGACAACCTGGGCCGGCTGTGCCGCGGCGCGCTCTACCTGGAGGCCGTGACGCTGGAGGACTACGAGCGCGGCACCATCGACGAGGAGCTGACCGACGCGCGCCAGTTTCGCCACCGCGCGGCGCTGTACCGGCGGGGCCTGGCGCGGCATTTCCGCGACCTGGGCGGCGGCCTGTGGCTGAGCCACAGCGCGCAGTTGCCGCTGTTTGCGCTGGAAAGCCCCGGCGAATGA
- a CDS encoding peroxidase-related enzyme (This protein belongs to a clade of uncharacterized proteins related to peroxidases such as the alkylhydroperoxidase AhpD.) produces the protein MTERYPHPDLNSLPEDIRARILEVQEKAGFIPNVFLGFARRPAEWRAFFAYHDALMLKEEGSLTKGEREMIVTATSAVNQCLYCIVAHGAILRIYEKKPLVADQVAVNHRKADISPRQKAMLDFAMKVCKEAHLIEDADFEALYPHGFDDEDIWDIAAITAFFGLSNRMASFAGMQPNPEFYLMGRVPREKKSS, from the coding sequence ATGACCGAGCGCTACCCCCACCCCGACCTGAACAGCCTGCCCGAGGACATTCGCGCGCGCATCCTGGAGGTGCAGGAGAAGGCCGGCTTCATCCCCAACGTGTTCCTGGGCTTTGCGCGCCGGCCGGCCGAATGGCGCGCCTTCTTCGCCTACCACGACGCGCTCATGCTCAAGGAGGAAGGCAGCCTCACCAAGGGCGAGCGCGAGATGATCGTCACCGCCACCAGCGCCGTGAACCAGTGCCTGTACTGCATCGTCGCCCATGGCGCCATCCTGCGCATCTACGAGAAGAAACCGCTGGTGGCCGACCAGGTGGCCGTGAACCACCGCAAGGCCGACATCAGCCCGCGCCAGAAGGCCATGCTGGACTTTGCGATGAAGGTCTGCAAGGAGGCGCACCTGATCGAGGACGCCGACTTCGAGGCCCTCTACCCCCACGGCTTCGACGACGAGGACATCTGGGACATTGCGGCCATCACCGCCTTCTTCGGCCTGTCCAACCGCATGGCGAGCTTTGCCGGCATGCAGCCCAACCCGGAGTTCTATCTGATGGGCCGCGTGCCGCGCGAGAAGAAGTCCTCGTGA
- a CDS encoding branched-chain amino acid ABC transporter permease: protein MPATHYRFKPWNVGRFIVWTLFALLLIAAPHVFASSLALTMLSQMGYLIIICLSYNMLLGQGGMLSFGHAVYTGLGSFITIHAINMAGRGELPVPLVLMPLVGGLAGLFFAVLLGYVTTKKSGTTFAMITLGIGELIAAMALMFPEFFGGEGGVTTDRVYGRPFLGITFGPAIEVYYLIAVYCFVCTAAMFAFTGTPLGRILNAVRDNPERVEFMGYDTQQVRYRAFCIAGFFAGVGGALAAINFEIVTGADSVSMVRSGGYLLFTFLGGATFYFGPIIGAVLLVLASVLLSELSKAWLLYLGLVFLFMVMYAPGGVASLIMMNLRLAKYGKFGRLWVSYLALAGTGLTALLGAACMVEMTYHLQLNAALGPELNFLGASLDAKGLTSWFGAGFVLLTGLGLFELCRREFLRQWGEAQEEIEREIKRQEAL, encoded by the coding sequence ATGCCCGCCACGCATTACCGCTTCAAGCCCTGGAACGTCGGGCGCTTCATCGTCTGGACGCTGTTCGCGCTGCTGCTCATTGCCGCCCCGCATGTGTTTGCCAGCAGCCTGGCGCTGACCATGCTCTCGCAGATGGGCTACCTCATCATCATCTGCCTGTCCTACAACATGCTGCTGGGGCAGGGCGGCATGCTCAGCTTCGGCCATGCGGTTTACACCGGGCTCGGTTCGTTCATCACCATCCACGCCATCAACATGGCCGGGCGCGGCGAGCTGCCCGTGCCGCTGGTGCTCATGCCCCTGGTGGGCGGGCTCGCCGGCCTGTTCTTTGCCGTGCTGCTGGGCTATGTGACGACCAAGAAGTCCGGCACCACCTTCGCCATGATCACGCTGGGCATAGGCGAGCTGATCGCCGCCATGGCGCTGATGTTTCCCGAGTTCTTCGGTGGCGAGGGTGGCGTGACCACGGATCGTGTCTATGGCCGACCGTTTCTCGGCATCACCTTCGGGCCGGCCATCGAGGTCTACTACCTGATCGCGGTCTATTGCTTTGTCTGCACGGCCGCCATGTTCGCCTTCACGGGCACGCCGCTCGGGCGCATCCTCAACGCCGTGCGCGACAACCCCGAGCGCGTGGAGTTCATGGGCTACGACACGCAGCAGGTGCGCTACCGGGCGTTTTGCATCGCAGGCTTTTTTGCGGGCGTGGGTGGGGCGCTGGCAGCCATCAATTTCGAGATCGTCACGGGCGCCGACAGCGTCAGCATGGTGCGCTCGGGCGGCTATCTGCTGTTCACCTTTCTGGGCGGGGCGACGTTCTACTTCGGGCCCATCATCGGCGCCGTGCTGCTGGTGCTGGCCTCGGTGCTGCTGTCCGAGCTCTCCAAGGCCTGGCTGCTGTACCTGGGCCTGGTGTTTCTGTTCATGGTCATGTATGCGCCGGGCGGTGTGGCCAGCCTGATCATGATGAATCTGCGTCTGGCCAAGTACGGCAAGTTTGGGCGCCTGTGGGTGTCCTATCTGGCACTTGCTGGCACGGGCCTCACGGCCCTGCTGGGCGCGGCCTGCATGGTGGAGATGACCTACCACCTGCAGCTCAATGCCGCGCTCGGGCCAGAGCTGAACTTCCTCGGCGCAAGCCTCGATGCCAAGGGCCTCACGAGCTGGTTTGGCGCGGGTTTTGTGCTGCTCACCGGCCTGGGCCTGTTCGAGCTGTGCCGGCGCGAGTTCCTCCGCCAATGGGGCGAGGCGCAGGAAGAGATAGAGCGCGAGATCAAGCGCCAGGAGGCATTGTGA
- a CDS encoding 3-(methylthio)propionyl-CoA ligase, translated as MLGLMQSQPLLISSLITFAERNHGDGEIVSRRVEGDIHRYTYRDLARRARQLANALDGLGLQFSDRVASLAWNGYRHMEMYFGVSGSGRVLHTINPRLHPEQIAWIVNHAEDQVLCFDMSFLPIVQAVHAKCPTVRQWVALCDADRLPADSGIPGLVSYEAWIGAASSDYQWPTFDENTASSMCYTSGTTGNPKAALYSHRSTTLHAYAAALPDVMDVSARDSVLPVVPMFHVNAWGIPYSAALTGCKVVFPGPALDGKSVYELIESEGVTFAAGVPTVWQMLLTHVKSAGLRFSSLKRTVIGGSACPPAMISAFQEGYGVSVLHAWGMTEMSPLGTVCTLKNKHLALGKEEQMHILEKQGRAVYGVEMKIVGGDGKEQPWDGKTYGDLLVRGPWIIDSYYKGECPLVKDEHGVGWFPTGDVATIDADGYMHITDRSKDVIKSGGEWISSIDIENIAMAHPAVAMAACIGMPHPKWDERPIVVVARRPGAELTREELLAFYEGKTAKWQIPDDVVFVDAIPLGATGKMLKTRLREQLAGYKLPGL; from the coding sequence ATGCTGGGCCTGATGCAGAGCCAACCCCTGTTGATTTCCTCGCTGATCACGTTTGCCGAACGCAACCATGGCGACGGTGAGATCGTCTCGCGCCGGGTGGAGGGCGACATCCACCGCTACACCTACCGCGACCTGGCCCGGCGCGCGCGCCAGCTGGCCAATGCGCTCGATGGCCTGGGCCTGCAGTTCAGCGACCGCGTGGCCTCGCTCGCCTGGAACGGCTACCGCCACATGGAGATGTACTTCGGCGTCTCGGGCTCGGGTCGCGTGCTGCACACCATCAACCCGCGCCTGCACCCGGAGCAGATCGCCTGGATCGTGAACCACGCCGAGGACCAGGTGCTGTGCTTCGACATGAGCTTCCTGCCCATCGTGCAGGCCGTCCATGCCAAATGCCCGACGGTCAGGCAATGGGTGGCGCTGTGCGACGCGGACAGGCTGCCTGCGGACTCGGGCATCCCGGGCCTGGTGAGCTACGAGGCCTGGATCGGCGCCGCCTCCAGCGACTACCAGTGGCCCACGTTCGACGAGAACACGGCATCCAGCATGTGCTACACGAGCGGCACCACGGGCAATCCCAAGGCGGCGCTGTACAGCCACCGCTCCACCACGCTGCACGCCTATGCGGCGGCCCTGCCCGATGTGATGGATGTGTCGGCGCGCGACAGCGTGCTGCCGGTGGTGCCCATGTTCCACGTCAACGCCTGGGGCATACCGTATTCGGCGGCGCTCACGGGGTGCAAGGTGGTCTTCCCAGGCCCCGCGCTCGACGGCAAGTCGGTGTACGAGCTGATCGAGTCCGAGGGGGTGACCTTTGCGGCCGGCGTGCCGACGGTCTGGCAGATGCTGCTGACGCACGTGAAGTCGGCAGGCCTCAGGTTCAGCAGCCTCAAGCGCACGGTCATCGGCGGCTCTGCCTGCCCGCCGGCAATGATCTCGGCCTTCCAGGAGGGCTACGGCGTCTCGGTGCTGCACGCCTGGGGCATGACGGAGATGAGCCCGCTGGGCACGGTGTGCACGCTCAAGAACAAGCATCTGGCGCTCGGCAAGGAGGAGCAGATGCATATCCTGGAGAAGCAGGGCCGTGCCGTGTATGGCGTGGAGATGAAGATCGTCGGCGGCGACGGCAAGGAACAGCCCTGGGACGGCAAGACCTATGGCGACCTGTTGGTGCGCGGCCCGTGGATCATCGACAGCTACTACAAGGGCGAGTGCCCGCTCGTCAAGGACGAGCATGGCGTGGGCTGGTTCCCCACGGGCGACGTGGCCACCATCGATGCCGATGGCTACATGCACATCACCGACCGCAGCAAGGACGTGATCAAGTCCGGCGGCGAGTGGATCAGCTCCATCGACATTGAGAACATCGCCATGGCGCATCCGGCCGTGGCCATGGCGGCCTGCATCGGCATGCCGCACCCGAAGTGGGACGAGCGTCCCATCGTGGTCGTCGCCAGGCGTCCCGGCGCCGAGCTCACGCGCGAGGAACTGCTCGCCTTCTATGAGGGCAAGACGGCCAAGTGGCAGATTCCGGACGACGTGGTGTTCGTCGATGCCATTCCGCTGGGTGCTACGGGCAAGATGCTCAAGACGCGCCTGCGCGAGCAGCTGGCGGGCTACAAGCTGCCGGGTCTGTGA
- a CDS encoding protein adenylyltransferase SelO, whose amino-acid sequence MPASTVCPPPAPTSSVPLLQGWRNGFAALGPAFFTELAPTPLPAPHWVGPSAEVAALLGLPADWQKRGDALEVFAGNALPAGSRPLASVYSGHQFGVWAGQLGDGRAILLGETASGQEVQLKGCGRTPYSRMGDGRAVLRSSIREFLCSEAMAALGIPTTRALCITGSPQPVQREELETAAVVTRVAPSFIRFGHFEHFAARGQHAELRQLADYVIARYYPDCRGQASAYAALLRAVSERTAHLMAQWQAVGFCHGVMNTDNMSILGLTIDYGPFQFLDAFDPGHICNHSDTQGRYAYDRQPGVAYWNLLCLARALLPLIEDVEQAQAALDSFEPVFVDAFMQRLRAKLGLREARPGDEALVDGLQRLLSAGRVDYPIFWRRLSHAVAANAFEPVRDLFADRAGLDAWLLQYKELLALDYRAQSADLMLKTNPCYVLRNHLAEEAIGAAKLGDFSKIQTLQGLLASPFEERAGHEAYADFPPDWASHITISCSS is encoded by the coding sequence ATGCCTGCATCCACGGTCTGCCCCCCGCCCGCGCCCACATCCAGCGTCCCCCTGCTGCAAGGCTGGCGCAACGGCTTTGCCGCGCTGGGCCCGGCGTTCTTTACCGAACTCGCTCCCACGCCCCTGCCCGCCCCCCACTGGGTGGGCCCAAGTGCCGAAGTGGCCGCGCTGCTGGGCCTGCCCGCCGACTGGCAGAAGCGCGGCGATGCGCTCGAGGTCTTTGCCGGCAACGCCCTGCCCGCCGGCAGCCGGCCGCTGGCCAGCGTCTACAGCGGCCACCAGTTCGGCGTCTGGGCCGGCCAGCTCGGAGATGGGCGCGCCATCCTGCTCGGGGAGACCGCCTCGGGCCAGGAGGTGCAGCTCAAGGGCTGCGGGCGCACGCCCTACTCGCGCATGGGCGACGGGCGCGCCGTGCTGCGCTCCTCCATCCGCGAGTTTTTGTGCAGCGAGGCCATGGCGGCGCTCGGCATCCCCACCACGCGCGCGCTGTGCATCACCGGCTCGCCCCAGCCGGTGCAGCGCGAGGAGCTGGAGACCGCCGCCGTGGTCACGCGCGTGGCGCCGAGCTTCATCCGCTTCGGCCATTTCGAGCATTTCGCGGCGCGCGGCCAGCATGCCGAGCTGCGCCAGCTGGCCGACTACGTGATCGCGCGCTACTACCCCGACTGCCGCGGCCAGGCCAGCGCCTATGCCGCCCTGCTGCGCGCCGTGAGCGAGCGCACCGCCCACCTCATGGCCCAGTGGCAGGCCGTGGGTTTTTGCCACGGCGTGATGAACACCGACAACATGAGCATCCTGGGGCTGACCATCGACTACGGGCCGTTCCAGTTCCTCGACGCCTTCGACCCCGGCCACATCTGCAACCACAGCGACACGCAGGGCCGCTACGCCTACGACCGCCAGCCCGGCGTGGCCTACTGGAACCTGCTGTGCCTGGCGCGCGCGCTGCTGCCGCTGATAGAGGATGTGGAGCAGGCCCAGGCGGCCCTCGACAGCTTCGAGCCCGTGTTCGTGGACGCCTTCATGCAACGCCTGCGCGCCAAGCTGGGCCTGCGTGAAGCGCGCCCGGGCGACGAGGCGCTGGTCGACGGCCTGCAGCGCCTGCTCTCCGCGGGCCGGGTGGACTACCCCATCTTCTGGCGCCGGCTCTCGCACGCCGTGGCGGCCAATGCCTTCGAGCCCGTGCGCGACCTGTTTGCCGACCGCGCGGGACTGGACGCCTGGTTGCTACAATATAAAGAGCTGCTCGCACTTGATTACAGGGCGCAATCGGCCGATTTGATGCTGAAAACCAACCCCTGCTACGTGCTGCGCAACCACCTCGCAGAGGAAGCCATCGGCGCCGCGAAACTTGGCGACTTCTCCAAGATCCAAACGCTGCAGGGCCTGCTGGCGAGCCCCTTTGAGGAACGCGCCGGCCACGAGGCCTATGCCGACTTCCCGCCCGACTGGGCGTCCCACATCACCATCAGCTGCTCCTCATGA
- a CDS encoding tRNA-uridine aminocarboxypropyltransferase, with protein MTDQGQQGHQGTRRAQCPRCLRPLATCLCAAVHTTAHQVQVLILMHPLEQRQAKGTGRLLHLCLPGSRLLVGEQFAPELLHEALTAPWCDADRAAPRRALLLYPATAASAPCAAPPPLPPDWLARPDRLRLVVLDATWRKSRKMLWTHPALQALPRLALQDMAPSRYVIRKAHAAHQLSTLEATQRALQRLEPTNTGIAALGLAMQGFMAQQSAYWPAARSAMLDGS; from the coding sequence ATGACCGACCAGGGCCAGCAGGGACACCAGGGCACGCGCCGCGCCCAATGCCCGCGCTGCCTGCGCCCGCTGGCCACCTGCCTGTGCGCCGCCGTGCACACCACGGCGCACCAGGTGCAGGTGCTCATCCTCATGCACCCGCTGGAGCAGCGCCAGGCCAAGGGCACGGGCCGGCTGCTGCACCTGTGCCTGCCGGGCAGCCGCCTGCTGGTGGGCGAGCAATTCGCGCCCGAGCTGCTGCACGAGGCGCTCACCGCCCCCTGGTGCGACGCGGATCGTGCCGCCCCGCGCCGCGCCCTGCTGCTCTACCCCGCCACCGCGGCCAGCGCCCCCTGCGCCGCGCCGCCCCCGCTGCCACCCGACTGGCTGGCCCGCCCCGACCGGCTGCGCCTGGTGGTGCTGGACGCCACCTGGCGCAAGAGCCGCAAGATGCTCTGGACCCACCCCGCCCTGCAGGCCCTGCCGCGCCTGGCACTGCAGGACATGGCGCCATCGCGCTACGTCATCCGCAAGGCCCATGCCGCGCACCAGCTGTCGACGCTGGAGGCCACGCAGCGGGCGCTGCAGCGGCTCGAGCCCACCAACACCGGCATCGCCGCACTGGGACTGGCCATGCAAGGCTTCATGGCGCAGCAGAGCGCCTACTGGCCGGCGGCGCGCTCGGCTATGCTCGACGGCAGCTGA
- a CDS encoding ABC transporter ATP-binding protein — MTADKAAGHALELIDLHKRFGKTEIIRGANLAVRAGERVAVIGPNGAGKSTLFNLISGRFAPTSGQVLLHGARIDGKKPFEINRMGLSRSFQITNIFGRLSVFENLRCAVLWSLGYRYAFWRFLSRLQDANERAEQLMEMIHLHKKRDTLAMNLTYAEQRALEIGITIAGGASVILLDEPTAGMSKSETARFIHLIRQVTEGRTLLTVEHDMGVVFGLADRIAVVVYGEVIAFDTPEAVRANPRVQEAYLGSVIAAQQAGGH, encoded by the coding sequence ATGACCGCGGACAAGGCAGCCGGCCACGCGCTGGAGCTTATCGACCTGCACAAGCGCTTTGGCAAGACGGAGATCATTCGCGGCGCCAACCTTGCCGTGCGCGCCGGCGAGCGCGTGGCCGTCATAGGCCCCAACGGCGCGGGCAAGAGCACGCTGTTCAACCTGATCAGCGGGCGCTTTGCGCCCACCAGCGGCCAGGTGCTGCTGCACGGCGCGCGTATTGATGGCAAGAAGCCCTTCGAGATCAACCGCATGGGCCTGTCGCGTAGCTTTCAGATCACCAATATCTTTGGGCGCCTGAGCGTGTTCGAGAACCTGCGCTGCGCCGTGCTCTGGAGCCTGGGCTACCGCTACGCGTTCTGGCGCTTTCTGTCGCGCCTGCAGGACGCCAACGAGCGCGCCGAGCAGCTCATGGAGATGATCCACCTGCACAAGAAGCGCGACACCCTGGCCATGAACCTGACGTACGCCGAACAGCGCGCGCTGGAGATCGGCATCACGATTGCCGGCGGCGCCAGCGTCATCCTGCTCGACGAGCCCACGGCCGGCATGAGCAAGAGCGAGACTGCGCGCTTCATCCACCTCATCCGCCAGGTGACCGAGGGGCGCACCCTGCTCACCGTGGAGCACGACATGGGCGTGGTCTTTGGCCTGGCCGACCGCATCGCCGTGGTGGTCTATGGCGAGGTCATCGCCTTCGACACGCCCGAGGCCGTGCGCGCCAACCCGCGCGTGCAGGAGGCCTACTTGGGCTCGGTGATCGCGGCGCAGCAGGCAGGGGGACACTGA